Proteins encoded within one genomic window of Actinoplanes octamycinicus:
- a CDS encoding GNAT family N-acetyltransferase has translation MHPLPHDEFRVASFRDLPSPTLYDILRLRSEVFVVEQECAYLDLDGRDTEPGTRHLWFSRDREVRAYLRILDDHGTERIGRVVTSPKARGAGLAGRLMEHALEIIGHRPAVLDAQSYLVSFYRKYGFEPTGPEYVEDGIPHVPMARRLPPVS, from the coding sequence ATGCACCCGCTACCGCACGACGAGTTCCGCGTGGCCTCGTTCCGCGACCTCCCCAGCCCGACGCTGTACGACATCCTGCGCCTGCGCAGCGAGGTGTTCGTGGTGGAGCAGGAGTGCGCCTACCTCGACCTGGACGGCCGCGACACCGAGCCCGGTACCCGACACCTATGGTTCTCCCGTGATCGGGAAGTTCGGGCCTATCTGCGGATTCTCGATGACCATGGGACGGAACGGATCGGCCGGGTGGTGACCTCCCCGAAGGCGCGCGGCGCGGGTCTGGCCGGCCGGTTGATGGAACACGCGCTGGAGATCATCGGCCATCGGCCGGCAGTGCTGGACGCCCAGTCGTACCTTGTCAGCTTTTATCGGAAATATGGTTTCGAGCCGACCGGACCCGAGTACGTGGAGGACGGCATCCCCCACGTACCCATGGCCCGGCGATTGCCGCCGGTGAGTTGA
- the hemQ gene encoding hydrogen peroxide-dependent heme synthase: MSEQTNAARINELNATIRYTMWSVFRASRELPALRDDLAGEVDTLFEQLAAKDVTIRGTYDVSGLRADADVMIWWHSSDPDALQEAYSLFRRTALGRHLTPVWSQMALHRPAEFNKSHLPAFLAGEEARPYICVYPFVRSYEWYLLPDAERRDMLAEHGRQARGYPDVRANTVASFALGDYEWMLAFEADELHRIVDLMRDLRASRARRHVREEVPFYTGRRRSIAEIVSTLP; this comes from the coding sequence ATGAGCGAGCAGACCAACGCGGCTCGGATCAACGAGCTGAACGCCACCATCCGGTACACGATGTGGTCGGTGTTCCGGGCCTCGCGTGAGCTGCCGGCGCTGCGGGACGACCTGGCGGGCGAGGTCGACACGCTGTTCGAGCAGCTGGCCGCGAAGGACGTGACGATCCGCGGCACCTACGACGTGTCCGGGCTGCGGGCCGACGCGGACGTGATGATCTGGTGGCACTCCAGCGACCCGGACGCGCTGCAGGAGGCGTACTCGCTGTTCCGCCGGACCGCGCTGGGCCGGCACCTGACCCCGGTCTGGTCGCAGATGGCGCTGCACCGGCCGGCCGAGTTCAACAAGAGCCACCTGCCGGCGTTCCTGGCCGGCGAGGAGGCCCGGCCGTACATCTGCGTCTACCCGTTCGTCCGCTCCTACGAGTGGTACCTGCTGCCCGACGCCGAGCGCCGGGACATGCTCGCCGAGCACGGCCGGCAGGCCCGGGGCTACCCGGACGTGCGGGCCAACACGGTGGCGTCGTTCGCGCTCGGCGACTACGAGTGGATGCTCGCCTTCGAGGCGGACGAGCTGCACCGGATCGTCGACCTGATGCGCGACCTGCGGGCGTCGCGGGCGCGCCGGCACGTGCGCGAGGAGGTGCCGTTCTACACCGGGCGGCGTCGCTCGATCGCCGAAATCGTCTCTACACTCCCGTGA
- the hemG gene encoding protoporphyrinogen oxidase, with translation MRKRIAVIGGGVAGLAAAVRLRDVCPPDTEIIVYEQSGVLGGKLRTGELAGVPVERGAESFLSSAPDGGDSAAVTFARRVGLGDALVHPAAQPAALAIGGRLTRIPAGTLVGVPGDLSTLDGVALPDDGADADTGRPLLAPGEDVAVGELVRSRYGAEVVDRLVDPMLGGVYAGRADRLSLRATMPQLARTAETEHTLRGAVRAAQALSKRTPGRPVFAAIDGGMSRLIGAAATAARARISLGLPVRRLVRAGDRWHLVLGPAPEPQTDDVDAVVLAVPAKPAARLLTDAAPEAARAIGELDYASVALAGLALPPGTPLPELSGFLVPPGEGTLVKAATFFTRKWPHLTGPAGPVIVRASLGRAGEEDRLQHSDQALLAIAHRELGELAGGALPPPVGAWIQRWGGGLPQYLPGHPDRVAAARAALPSGIALAGAALDGVGIPVCVASGERAADDVSDYLEASA, from the coding sequence GTGCGGAAGCGGATCGCGGTCATCGGCGGCGGCGTCGCCGGCTTGGCGGCCGCCGTGCGCCTGCGGGACGTCTGCCCGCCGGACACCGAGATCATCGTGTACGAGCAGAGCGGCGTGCTGGGCGGCAAGCTGCGCACCGGCGAGCTGGCCGGCGTGCCGGTCGAGCGCGGCGCCGAGTCCTTCCTGAGTTCCGCGCCGGACGGCGGTGACTCCGCGGCGGTGACCTTCGCCCGCCGGGTCGGCCTGGGCGACGCCCTGGTCCACCCGGCCGCCCAGCCGGCCGCGCTGGCGATCGGCGGCCGGTTGACCCGGATCCCGGCCGGCACCCTGGTCGGCGTGCCCGGCGACCTGTCGACGCTGGACGGCGTGGCCCTGCCGGACGACGGCGCGGACGCCGACACCGGCCGGCCGCTGCTCGCCCCCGGCGAGGACGTCGCGGTCGGCGAGCTGGTCCGCTCGCGGTACGGCGCCGAGGTGGTGGACCGGCTGGTCGACCCGATGCTCGGCGGGGTCTACGCGGGCCGCGCCGACCGGCTGTCGCTGCGCGCCACGATGCCGCAGCTGGCCCGCACCGCGGAGACCGAGCACACGCTGCGCGGAGCGGTCCGGGCCGCTCAGGCATTGAGCAAGCGGACCCCGGGCCGGCCGGTCTTCGCCGCGATCGACGGCGGGATGAGCCGGCTGATCGGCGCGGCGGCCACCGCGGCCCGGGCGCGGATCAGCCTGGGGTTGCCGGTGCGCCGGCTCGTCCGGGCCGGGGACCGGTGGCACCTGGTGCTCGGGCCGGCCCCCGAGCCGCAGACCGACGACGTGGACGCCGTGGTCCTGGCGGTGCCGGCGAAACCGGCGGCCCGGCTGCTGACCGACGCCGCGCCGGAGGCCGCGCGCGCGATCGGCGAGCTGGACTACGCCAGCGTCGCGCTGGCCGGGCTGGCGCTGCCGCCCGGCACCCCGCTGCCCGAGCTGTCCGGTTTCCTGGTCCCGCCGGGCGAGGGCACGCTGGTCAAGGCGGCCACCTTTTTCACCCGGAAATGGCCGCACCTGACCGGGCCGGCGGGTCCGGTGATCGTCCGGGCCTCGCTCGGCCGGGCCGGCGAGGAGGACCGCCTGCAGCACAGCGATCAGGCGCTGCTCGCGATCGCCCACCGGGAGCTGGGCGAGCTGGCCGGCGGGGCGCTGCCGCCGCCGGTCGGCGCCTGGATCCAGCGCTGGGGCGGCGGCCTCCCGCAGTACCTGCCGGGGCACCCGGACCGGGTGGCGGCGGCCCGGGCGGCGCTGCCCTCGGGGATCGCACTGGCCGGCGCGGCCCTGGACGGCGTCGGCATCCCGGTCTGTGTGGCCAGCGGCGAGCGCGCGGCGGACGATGTGAGTGATTACCTGGAGGCAAGTGCATGA
- the hemE gene encoding uroporphyrinogen decarboxylase → MTVLEDSPFVRACRGLPGPHTPVWFMRQAGRSLPEYRKIREGIGMLESCRRPDLVTEITLQPVRRHRVDAAILFSDIVVPIAAAGVDLDIVAGTGPVVAAPIREAADLDRLRPITADDVDFVAESVRLLVAELGSTPLIGFAGAPFTLASYLIEGGPSRTYLKTKAMMYGRPELWHALLDRLAGITLTFLRTQIDAGVSAVQLFDSWAGALSEADYRSFVMPHSARVLRGLQDAGVPRIHFGVGTGVLLEAMGEAGADVVGVDWRTPLDVATKRIGPDRAVQGNLDPAILFAGWDVVERETRRVLAQGQSAPGHVFNLGHGVMPETDPDILTRLTALVHEVSAR, encoded by the coding sequence GTGACCGTTCTCGAGGATTCCCCGTTCGTGCGTGCGTGTCGTGGCCTGCCCGGCCCGCACACGCCGGTCTGGTTCATGCGGCAGGCCGGGCGCTCGCTGCCCGAGTACCGCAAGATCCGGGAGGGGATCGGCATGCTGGAGTCGTGCCGGCGGCCCGATCTGGTCACCGAGATCACCCTGCAGCCGGTCCGCCGGCACCGGGTCGACGCGGCCATCCTGTTCAGCGACATCGTGGTGCCGATCGCCGCGGCCGGCGTCGACCTGGACATCGTGGCCGGCACCGGCCCGGTCGTCGCCGCCCCGATCCGCGAGGCCGCCGACCTGGACCGGCTCCGGCCGATCACCGCGGACGACGTGGACTTCGTCGCCGAGTCGGTCCGGCTGCTGGTCGCCGAGCTGGGCAGCACGCCGCTGATCGGCTTCGCCGGGGCGCCGTTCACGCTGGCCAGCTACCTGATCGAGGGCGGCCCGTCGCGGACCTACCTGAAGACCAAGGCGATGATGTACGGGCGGCCCGAGCTCTGGCACGCGCTGCTCGACCGGCTCGCCGGGATCACCCTCACCTTCCTGCGCACCCAGATCGACGCCGGGGTGAGCGCGGTCCAGCTGTTCGACTCGTGGGCCGGCGCGCTCTCCGAGGCGGACTACCGGTCGTTCGTGATGCCGCACTCGGCCCGGGTGCTGCGCGGCCTGCAGGACGCCGGCGTGCCGCGGATCCACTTCGGGGTGGGCACCGGGGTGCTGCTCGAGGCGATGGGCGAGGCCGGCGCCGACGTGGTCGGCGTCGACTGGCGCACCCCGCTGGACGTGGCCACCAAGCGGATCGGCCCGGACCGGGCGGTGCAGGGCAACCTGGACCCGGCCATCCTGTTCGCCGGGTGGGACGTGGTGGAGCGGGAGACCCGCCGGGTGCTGGCGCAGGGGCAGTCGGCCCCCGGTCACGTGTTCAATCTCGGTCATGGCGTCATGCCGGAGACCGATCCCGACATCCTCACCCGGCTGACCGCGCTGGTGCACGAGGTGTCAGCTCGATAG
- a CDS encoding DUF3000 domain-containing protein, whose product MASPSAVPEPFTRAVAGLRADSPRPEILLEEIAAPQRLAPYSFALSATVLRSGDEVASGRLILLHDPAGHDAWRGDLRLVTLVTADLEPDLATDPLLPAVAWTWLTDGLDQHAAAYTAIGGTVTQTASTRFGELSGPPPTADLEVRASWTPTSDDFAAHLHGWCAMLASTAGLPPPGVSSLDRHRASAS is encoded by the coding sequence ATGGCGTCCCCCTCCGCTGTTCCCGAGCCGTTCACCCGCGCGGTGGCCGGGTTGCGCGCGGACTCGCCACGGCCGGAGATCCTGCTCGAGGAGATCGCCGCGCCGCAGCGGCTCGCGCCGTACTCGTTCGCGCTCAGCGCCACCGTCCTGCGCTCCGGCGACGAGGTCGCCAGCGGCCGCCTGATCCTGCTGCACGACCCGGCCGGCCACGACGCCTGGCGCGGCGACCTGCGCCTGGTGACGCTGGTCACCGCCGACCTGGAGCCGGACCTGGCCACCGACCCGCTGCTGCCCGCGGTCGCCTGGACCTGGCTCACCGACGGCCTCGACCAGCACGCGGCCGCCTACACCGCGATCGGCGGCACGGTCACCCAGACCGCCTCCACCCGCTTCGGCGAGCTGTCCGGCCCGCCCCCGACCGCCGACCTCGAGGTCCGCGCCTCGTGGACCCCGACCTCCGACGACTTCGCCGCCCACCTGCACGGCTGGTGCGCCATGCTGGCCTCCACCGCCGGCCTCCCCCCACCCGGCGTCAGCTCGCTCGACCGCCACCGCGCCAGCGCCTCCTGA
- a CDS encoding S1C family serine protease, with product MTATYEPFTPAGSPEPRRARYAERYAEDRYDDGYRRPEDPWAGQQQRSWESGPVWADTSFAEPRQEQPRYEQPGYEQPRYEQPGYEQPGYEQPARAFEQPAPAYPTAFAPAVEQTRPAKSRGKAKPLVIALVAVLVGITGWQAYRIESVIQSSNDLASAVSTAQNRSADLEKALTNVFDPEGISAAALPSVFRVRAGDFTGTAFSVGTKAADGTANLFTNFHVVESVWKAGDRAVTLERGTTRINATIIKVSEGKDLALLRAKQEIKPLGVAGGQVKPGQQVVVVGAPLGLDDTVTTGVISAFREDDADGPTIQFDAPINPGNSGGPVVNTSKQVVGLATAKARDAEGIGLAIPIATACATFKVC from the coding sequence ATGACCGCCACCTACGAGCCCTTCACTCCAGCCGGTTCACCCGAGCCGCGCCGGGCCCGCTACGCCGAGAGGTACGCGGAGGACCGGTACGACGACGGGTACCGCCGGCCGGAGGACCCGTGGGCCGGCCAGCAGCAGCGGTCCTGGGAGTCGGGCCCGGTCTGGGCGGACACCAGCTTCGCCGAGCCGCGCCAGGAGCAGCCCCGTTACGAGCAGCCCGGTTACGAACAGCCTCGTTACGAACAGCCCGGTTACGAGCAGCCCGGTTACGAACAGCCCGCTCGGGCCTTCGAGCAGCCGGCCCCGGCCTACCCGACCGCCTTCGCTCCGGCCGTCGAGCAGACCCGCCCGGCGAAGTCCCGCGGCAAGGCCAAGCCGCTGGTCATCGCCCTGGTCGCGGTCCTCGTGGGGATCACCGGCTGGCAGGCCTACCGGATCGAGTCGGTGATCCAGAGCAGCAACGACCTGGCCTCCGCCGTCTCCACCGCGCAGAACCGCAGCGCCGACCTGGAGAAGGCGCTCACCAACGTCTTCGACCCGGAGGGCATCTCGGCCGCCGCCCTGCCCAGCGTCTTCCGGGTCCGGGCCGGCGACTTCACCGGCACCGCCTTCTCGGTCGGCACCAAGGCCGCCGATGGCACCGCGAACCTGTTCACCAACTTCCACGTGGTCGAGTCGGTCTGGAAGGCCGGCGACCGCGCGGTCACCCTGGAACGCGGCACCACCCGGATCAACGCCACGATCATCAAGGTCAGCGAGGGCAAGGACCTGGCGCTGCTCCGCGCCAAGCAGGAGATCAAGCCGCTCGGGGTGGCCGGCGGCCAGGTCAAACCCGGTCAGCAGGTGGTCGTGGTGGGCGCCCCGCTGGGCCTCGACGACACCGTCACCACCGGCGTGATCAGCGCCTTCCGCGAGGACGACGCGGACGGCCCGACCATCCAGTTCGACGCCCCGATCAACCCCGGCAACTCCGGCGGCCCGGTGGTCAACACCAGCAAGCAGGTGGTCGGCCTGGCCACCGCCAAGGCCCGCGATGCCGAGGGCATCGGCCTGGCCATCCCGATCGCCACCGCCTGCGCGACCTTCAAGGTCTGCTGA
- a CDS encoding ribonuclease D: MTDEAPLRRRDAPESAGDGPHAVPPDPSSGGPEAVPLTAPRDGTPAPVESAADLADIVARMAAGTGPVAVDAERASGYRYTQRAYLVQLRRAGSGTVLIDPLPLDDLRTLDAALADTEWVLHAASQDLPCLAELGMRPRRLFDTELAARLAGFERVGLAALTEQLLGYSLEKHHSAADWSTRPLPESWLTYAALDVELLTDLRDILAAELDRQGKAAWAAEEFASLVASADRPPRVRPDPWRRTSGIHRVRGARAQSRVRALWYARDGVAARRDSAPGRVLPDSAIVAAAEADPKDERTLLAIPGFGGRSVRRLAKIWLDALDQARALPDDALPVNQPVEGPPPPHRWAERDPVAAARLARCRQVVVGTAETHRLPPENLISPDFIRRLAWSPPDDITAQTVSDTLRGFGARNWQVGLIAGQLAAVLPAPSPEPA, from the coding sequence GTGACCGACGAAGCACCCCTGCGCCGTCGGGACGCGCCGGAGTCAGCAGGGGACGGACCGCACGCAGTGCCGCCCGACCCGAGTTCTGGCGGTCCCGAGGCTGTTCCCCTGACGGCGCCCCGCGATGGCACCCCGGCTCCGGTGGAGAGCGCTGCCGACCTGGCCGACATCGTCGCCCGGATGGCCGCGGGCACCGGGCCGGTGGCCGTGGACGCCGAGCGCGCGTCCGGCTACCGCTACACCCAGCGGGCCTACCTGGTGCAACTGCGCCGGGCCGGGTCCGGCACCGTGCTGATCGACCCGCTGCCGCTGGACGATCTGCGCACCCTGGACGCGGCCCTGGCGGACACCGAGTGGGTGCTGCACGCCGCCAGCCAGGACCTGCCGTGCCTGGCCGAGCTCGGGATGAGACCGCGCCGGCTGTTCGACACCGAGCTGGCCGCCCGGCTGGCCGGGTTCGAGCGGGTCGGCCTGGCCGCGCTCACCGAGCAGCTGCTCGGCTACTCGCTGGAGAAACACCACTCGGCGGCGGACTGGTCGACCCGGCCGCTGCCGGAGTCCTGGCTGACCTACGCGGCGCTGGACGTCGAGCTGCTCACCGACCTGCGCGACATCCTCGCCGCCGAGCTGGACCGGCAGGGCAAGGCCGCCTGGGCGGCCGAGGAGTTCGCCTCGCTGGTGGCCAGCGCGGACCGGCCGCCCCGGGTCCGCCCCGACCCGTGGCGCCGCACCTCGGGCATCCACCGGGTGCGCGGCGCGCGGGCGCAGTCCCGGGTCCGCGCGCTCTGGTACGCCCGGGACGGCGTGGCCGCCCGCCGCGACTCGGCGCCCGGCCGGGTGCTGCCCGACTCGGCGATCGTGGCCGCGGCCGAGGCCGACCCGAAGGACGAGCGGACCCTGCTCGCCATCCCCGGGTTCGGCGGCCGCTCGGTGCGCCGGCTCGCCAAGATCTGGCTGGACGCGCTGGACCAGGCCCGGGCCCTGCCGGACGACGCGCTGCCGGTGAACCAGCCGGTGGAGGGTCCGCCCCCGCCGCACCGCTGGGCCGAGCGGGATCCGGTGGCGGCCGCCCGGCTGGCCCGCTGCCGGCAGGTGGTGGTCGGCACCGCGGAGACCCACCGGCTGCCCCCGGAGAACCTGATCAGCCCGGACTTCATCCGCCGGCTGGCCTGGTCGCCGCCGGACGACATCACCGCGCAGACGGTGAGTGACACGCTGCGCGGTTTCGGCGCGCGCAACTGGCAGGTCGGCCTGATCGCCGGCCAGCTGGCGGCGGTGCTGCCGGCCCCTTCGCCAGAGCCGGCGTGA
- a CDS encoding thiolase family protein, protein MPREVREVVFVDGVRTPFGKAGGMYAETRADDLVIRCIRELIKRNPQLPTDRVDEVAIAATTQTGDQGLTIGRTAALLAGLPKTVPGYAVDRMCAGAMTAVTNVAGGIAMGAYDIAVAGGVEHMGRHPMGEGADPNPRILTEKLVDPSALVMGSTAENLHDRLPHITKERTDAFALNSQLKVAKAYANGKLQPDMVPVAIRSSELGWGLATVDEAPRETSMEKLATLKTPFRPHGRITAGNAAGLNDGATAAILADEATARELGLPVAMRLVSFAYAGVEPEIMGYGPIPSTEKALKKAGLTIDDIGLFELNEAFAVQVLALLDHYGIADDDPRVNPWGGAIAIGHPLASSGVRLMTQLARHFEEHPEVRYGMNAMCIGIGMGGTVIWENPNWEGFDK, encoded by the coding sequence GTGCCCCGTGAAGTACGCGAGGTCGTCTTCGTCGACGGCGTCCGCACCCCGTTCGGCAAGGCGGGCGGCATGTACGCCGAGACCCGCGCCGACGACCTGGTGATCCGCTGCATCCGAGAGCTGATCAAGCGGAATCCCCAGCTCCCCACCGACCGGGTGGACGAGGTCGCGATCGCGGCCACCACTCAGACCGGCGACCAGGGCCTGACCATCGGCCGGACCGCGGCCCTGCTGGCCGGGCTGCCCAAGACGGTGCCGGGTTACGCCGTCGACCGGATGTGCGCCGGCGCGATGACCGCGGTGACCAACGTCGCCGGCGGCATCGCCATGGGGGCGTACGACATCGCCGTGGCCGGTGGCGTCGAGCACATGGGCCGGCACCCGATGGGCGAGGGCGCCGACCCGAACCCGCGGATCCTGACCGAGAAGCTGGTCGACCCGTCCGCCCTGGTGATGGGCTCGACCGCGGAGAACCTGCACGACCGGCTCCCGCACATCACCAAGGAGCGGACCGACGCGTTCGCGCTGAACTCGCAGCTCAAGGTCGCCAAGGCGTACGCCAACGGCAAGCTGCAGCCGGACATGGTCCCGGTCGCGATCCGCAGCTCCGAGCTGGGCTGGGGCCTGGCCACCGTGGACGAGGCGCCGCGCGAGACCTCGATGGAGAAGCTCGCCACGCTGAAGACCCCGTTCCGCCCGCACGGCCGGATCACCGCGGGCAACGCGGCCGGCCTGAACGACGGCGCCACCGCGGCGATCCTCGCCGACGAGGCGACCGCCCGTGAGCTGGGCCTGCCGGTCGCCATGCGGCTGGTGTCGTTCGCCTACGCCGGTGTCGAGCCGGAGATCATGGGCTACGGCCCGATCCCGTCGACCGAGAAGGCGCTGAAGAAGGCCGGCCTGACCATCGACGACATCGGCCTGTTCGAGCTGAACGAGGCCTTCGCGGTGCAGGTGCTGGCGCTGCTCGACCACTACGGCATCGCCGACGACGACCCCCGGGTCAACCCGTGGGGCGGCGCGATCGCCATCGGCCACCCGCTGGCCTCCTCCGGCGTGCGCCTGATGACCCAGCTCGCCCGGCACTTCGAGGAGCACCCCGAGGTCCGGTACGGCATGAACGCGATGTGCATCGGTATCGGCATGGGTGGCACCGTGATCTGGGAGAACCCGAACTGGGAAGGCTTCGACAAGTGA
- a CDS encoding 3-hydroxyacyl-CoA dehydrogenase NAD-binding domain-containing protein, with product MIENPNEVVTKALLRSVRVPGLDKPVALITLDNGFDHKKPNSFGPAGLTSLDEAITAATAADPAFIAITGKPYIFCVGADITGMPLIASRDQAVELGELGHRVFARLKNSAIPTFAFVNGAALGGGLEVALHCHYRTVSSGAAALGLPEVAIGLIPGWGGSQLLPNLIGIAGAAQVILQNPLTQKVLRPKQAKELGVADALFEAADFLEDSLAWAARVVKGEVTVERPEIDREMWDGVLWFAKNQLDEKLHGAVPSANKALELLALAKEASFEDGTAAETEALADLIMGDEARASLYAFDLVQRRAKRPVGVPDKSLARKVTKVGIVGAGLMASQLALLFLRRLQVPVVLTDLDQERVDKGVAYVTGEIDKLVGKRRLDEGTAAKLRGLISGSVDKSVFADADFVIEAVFENLELKKKIWAEFETIVKPEAILATNTSSLSITDMAADLQHPERVVGFHFFNPVAVLPLLEIIKGEKTDDATLATAFAVGKELKKSSVLVKDAPAFVVNRVLTRFTSEVFKAVDAGTPLDVVNEAFDPMGLPMRPIALLQLVGPAVAYHVGETLHRAFPERYVDSPNLKRIVDAGLPLLVDDEINAEVVKLLEVGDTVLTGDEVRAKALAALAEEVRIMLDEGVVAEAQDIDLCMILGAGYPFHLGGITPYLDRSGIAEQVTGKRFLPSGLANVRRG from the coding sequence GTGATCGAGAACCCGAACGAGGTAGTGACCAAGGCGCTCCTGCGCTCCGTCCGGGTACCCGGTCTGGACAAGCCGGTCGCGCTGATCACCCTGGACAACGGCTTCGACCACAAGAAGCCGAACAGCTTCGGCCCGGCCGGCCTGACGTCGCTGGACGAGGCGATCACCGCGGCCACCGCGGCGGACCCGGCGTTCATCGCGATCACCGGCAAGCCGTACATCTTCTGCGTCGGCGCCGACATCACCGGCATGCCGCTGATCGCGTCCCGCGACCAGGCCGTCGAGCTGGGCGAGCTGGGCCACCGGGTGTTCGCCCGGCTGAAGAACAGCGCGATCCCGACCTTCGCGTTCGTCAACGGCGCCGCCCTCGGCGGCGGCCTCGAGGTCGCCCTGCACTGCCACTACCGGACGGTCTCGTCCGGCGCGGCCGCGCTCGGCCTGCCCGAGGTCGCGATCGGCCTGATCCCCGGCTGGGGCGGCTCCCAGCTGCTGCCGAACCTGATCGGCATCGCCGGCGCGGCCCAGGTGATCCTGCAGAACCCGCTGACCCAGAAGGTGCTGCGCCCGAAGCAGGCCAAGGAGCTGGGCGTCGCCGACGCGCTCTTCGAGGCCGCCGACTTCCTGGAGGACTCGCTCGCCTGGGCGGCCCGGGTCGTCAAGGGCGAGGTCACGGTGGAGCGCCCGGAGATCGACCGGGAGATGTGGGACGGCGTGCTCTGGTTCGCCAAGAACCAGCTGGACGAGAAGCTGCACGGCGCGGTCCCGTCCGCCAACAAGGCCCTGGAGCTGCTCGCCCTGGCCAAGGAGGCGTCCTTTGAGGACGGCACCGCGGCCGAGACCGAGGCGCTCGCCGACCTGATCATGGGCGACGAGGCGCGGGCCAGCCTGTACGCGTTCGACCTGGTCCAGCGGCGCGCCAAGCGCCCGGTCGGGGTGCCGGACAAGTCGCTGGCCCGCAAGGTCACCAAGGTCGGCATCGTCGGCGCCGGCCTGATGGCGTCCCAGCTGGCCCTGCTCTTCCTGCGCCGCCTGCAGGTCCCGGTGGTGCTCACCGACCTGGACCAGGAGCGGGTCGACAAGGGTGTGGCCTACGTCACCGGCGAGATCGACAAGCTGGTCGGCAAGCGCCGCCTGGACGAGGGCACCGCGGCCAAGCTGCGCGGCCTGATCAGCGGCTCGGTCGACAAGTCGGTCTTCGCCGACGCCGACTTCGTGATCGAGGCGGTCTTCGAGAACCTCGAGCTGAAGAAGAAGATCTGGGCCGAGTTCGAGACGATCGTCAAGCCGGAGGCGATCCTCGCCACCAACACCAGCTCGCTGTCGATCACCGACATGGCGGCCGACCTGCAGCACCCGGAGCGGGTCGTCGGCTTCCACTTCTTCAACCCGGTCGCGGTCCTCCCGCTCCTGGAGATCATCAAGGGCGAGAAGACCGACGACGCCACGCTGGCCACCGCGTTCGCCGTCGGCAAGGAGCTGAAGAAGTCCTCGGTGCTGGTCAAGGACGCCCCGGCGTTCGTGGTCAACCGGGTGCTCACCCGGTTCACCAGCGAGGTCTTCAAGGCCGTCGACGCCGGCACCCCGCTCGACGTGGTGAACGAGGCGTTCGACCCGATGGGCCTGCCGATGCGCCCGATCGCGCTGCTCCAGCTGGTCGGCCCAGCAGTCGCCTACCACGTCGGCGAGACCCTGCACCGCGCCTTCCCGGAGCGGTACGTGGACAGCCCGAACCTCAAGCGGATCGTCGACGCCGGCCTGCCGCTGCTGGTCGACGACGAGATCAACGCCGAGGTGGTGAAGCTGCTCGAGGTCGGCGACACCGTGCTCACCGGCGACGAGGTGCGGGCCAAGGCCCTCGCCGCGCTCGCCGAGGAGGTCCGGATCATGCTGGACGAGGGCGTGGTGGCCGAGGCGCAGGACATCGACCTGTGCATGATCCTCGGTGCCGGCTACCCGTTCCACCTGGGCGGGATCACCCCGTACCTGGACCGCAGCGGCATCGCGGAGCAGGTCACCGGTAAGCGGTTCCTGCCGTCCGGCCTGGCGAACGTGCGCCGCGGCTGA